A section of the Pygocentrus nattereri isolate fPygNat1 chromosome 18, fPygNat1.pri, whole genome shotgun sequence genome encodes:
- the emsy gene encoding BRCA2-interacting transcriptional repressor EMSY isoform X2, with the protein MIQQEKPQLAGTMPVVWPTLLDLSRDQCKRILRKLELEAYAGVISALRAQGDLTKDKKDLLGELTKVLSISTERHRAEVRRAVNDERLTTIAYHMSGPNSSSEWSIEGRRLVPLMPRLVPQTAFTVTANAVANATAHQNASLLLPAETGNKEVVVCYSYTSTTATPPSASAPSGSTAAAVKSPRPASPASNVVVLPSGSTVYVKSVSCSDEDEKPRKRRRTNSSGSSPVLLKEVPKVAPPISKTITVPVSGSPKMSNLMQSIANSLPPHMSPVKITFTKPTTQTTNTTTQKVIIVTTSPSSNFVPNILSKSHNYAAMSKLVSSSMLSSTNQKQTMVISANTSNAPGPSSVAVTTVVSSTPAVVMSTMAQTVKVATARLPSPKALVGSPSQILQFPKQQQQQQQQQQPQQSQSPKGLQGSPISSSTQSASTPSGSKPTIQIKQESGVKIITQQMQPSKILPKPSSAAMPSSSSAPIMVVSSNGAIMTTKLVSTPTGTQATYTRPSVSPTIGARMATSPAGATYVKTTSGSIITVVPKSLATLGGKIISTNIVSGTTTKITTIPMTSKPNVIVVQKTTGKGTTIQGLPGKNVVTTLLNAGGEKALQAVPGAKPAIITASRPITKMIVTQPKSLGSAVQPSSTTKIIPTKIVYGQQGKTQVLIKPKPMAFQTAVVSEQTRQLVSETLQQVSRGAEAGAIPGSSQEGALKDDSPSYMESSPASSDSTHEAQPVVHVITSRGQEWAEQEVAVEASPTIIYQDVSGEAQSATSTIKALLELQQTTAKEKGEAKPRQHTIDLSQMAVPIQMASERRQSPEPSGQAAGEPETPAECSTIGKSVKTAGGSEVSASSSQSSALSSTVKSSSAAPSTSTTTHSAQVVASPMQARPLEEQTVVEEGELEGDTLDPQTGLFYRSAQPPPPPLQQHRTPPHTLSKPPATPPHALSKPPATPPHALSKPPAAPPHALSKPPAAPPHALSKPPAAPPHALSKPPAAPPTPSKAGPGPAEATPASKRPEQASPRPPAPAAAAKPSVSPSPSSSVTSGAAAQPTLPALPTKTLHTPQLPKLQQAPSSHNRPNTHTQLSQPPPLQAHHPVSLDKTASSSSQVQQPIITQGAAVTKITFGSHQCPPVSSSGEAAAKLQAESSSGLGATEKSSVSDILKISMMEAEIDPSAESMVVDSSSDCSPFTKTAATSPLISSSKHTHSHTHSAFGRLQKSKDLDVIQVIPQYSIMPDSSQSNVVVEPSGFLEITDYTSQRLDEEAAMDQEVDSSNDEGAAASPMEACADQSQ; encoded by the exons ATGATTCAGCAGGAGAAGCCACAGTTGGCTGGCACCATGCCGGTGGTGTGGCCTACACTCCTCGACCTCAGCAGGGACCAGTGTAAAAGAATCCTGCGCAAGCTCG agcTGGAGGCGTACGCGGGAGTGATCAGCGCCCTCCGCGCTCAGGGGGATCTGACCAAGGATAAGAAAGATCTGCTGGGGGAACTTACCAAAGTCCTAAG CATCTCGACCGAGCGACATCGGGCAGAGGTGCGCAGAGCAGTCAACGATGAGCGTCTCACTACCATCGCGTACCA taTGTCTGGGCCGAACAGCTCTTCGGAGTGGTCTATCGAGGGGCGCAGGCTGGTCCCTCTGATGCCCAGGCTGGTGCCTCAGACGGCTTTCACTGTAACGGCCAATGCAGTGGCCAATGCCACAGCACATCAGAATGCCTCACTGCTTCTCCCTGCAGAGACTGGCAACAAAGAAG TGGTGGTATGTTACTCGTACACCAGCACTACTGCCACGCCCCCCAGCGCCTCTGCCCCCAGCGGCAGCACAGCAGCTGCAGTCAAATCTCCCCGGCCTGCTAGCCCTGCCTCCAATGTGGTGGTCCTACCCAGTGGGAGCACTGTCTATGTAAAGA GTGTGAGTTGCTCTGACGAGGATGAAAAGCCTCGTAAACGTCGCCGCACTAACTCCTCTGGCTCCTCCCCTGTGCTGTTAAAGGAGGTGCCTAAAGTGGCCCCGCCCATTTCAAAGACTATCACCGTGCCGGTCAGCGGCAGCCCCAAAATGAGTAATCTGATGCAGAGCATCGCCAACTCTTTGCCCCCCCACATGTCCCCAGTGAAGATCACCTTCACCAAGCCCACCACGCAGAccacaaacaccaccacacaGAAG GTAATTATCGTGACTACGTCTCCGAGCTCCAATTTTGTGCCCAACATCCTCTCTAAGTCACATAACTACGCGGCCATGTCTAAGCTGGTCTCCAGCTCCATGTTGTcgtcaaccaatcagaagcagACCATGGTGATATCAGCAAACACCAGCAATGCCCCAGGACCCAGTTCTGTTGCCGTGACAACTGTGGTGTCCTCCACCCCGGCAGTGGTCATGTCCACCATGGCGCAAA CAGTTAAGGTGGCCACAGCAAGGCTGCCCTCTCCCAAGGCTCTGGTGGGCTCTCCCTCTCAGATTCTCCAGTTCCccaaacaacagcagcagcagcaacaacagcagcaaccacagcagTCCCAGTCACCCAAAGGGCTGCAGGGATCGCCCATCTCCTCCTCTACTCAGAGCGCCAGCACACCCTCGGGTTCCAAACCCACCATTCAGATCAAACAGGAATCAG gtgtgaagATCATCACACAGCAGATGCAGCCAAGTAAGATCTTGCCGAAGCCCTCCAGTGCTGCCATGCCCAGCAGCAGCTCTGCTCCAATCATGGTGGTCAGTAGTAATGGAGCCATCATGACTACAAAGCTGGTCTCTACTCCTACAG GGACACAGGCCACCTACACCCGACCCTCAGTCAGCCCCACTATCGGAGCCCGAATGGCCACATCACCAGCCGGGGCAACCTATGTCAAGACCACCAGTGGCAGCATCATTACAGTGGTTCCCAAATCTTTGGCCACACTGGGAGGAAAGATCATCAGCACCAACATAGTGTCTG GCACCACCACAAAGATCACCACCATTCCCATGACCTCCAAACCCAACGTCATTGTGGTGCAGAAAACCACAGGGAAAGGCACCACCATCCAGGGCTTGCCTGGGAAGAATGTGGTCACCACGCTGTTAAATGCTGGG GGGGAGAAAGCTCTGCAGGCAGTGCCAGGAGCAAAGCCTGCAATCATCACGGCATCGAGGCCAATCACAAAGATGATAGTAACGCAGCCGAAGAGTCTGGGCTCAGCAGTGCAACCGTCCAGCACTACCAAGATCATCCCCACCAAGATCGTCTACGGCCAGCAGGGAAAGACCCAG GTGCTGATAAAGCCGAAGCCCATGGCGTTCCAGACGGCCGTGGTGAGCGAGCAGACGAGGCAGCTGGTCAGCGAGACACTGCAGCAGGTGTCCCGTGGGGCCGAGGCAGGTGCAATACCGGGCTCCAGCCAGGAGGGGGCGCTGAAGGATGACTCTCCTTCTTACATGGAAAGCAGCCCCGCGTCCTCAGACAGTACACACG AAGCCCAGCCAGTGGTGCACGTCATCACCTCTAGAGGCCAGGAGTGGGCCGAGCAGGAGGTTGCCGTAGAAGCGAGTCCCACCATCATTTACCAGGATGTGAGCGGAGAGGCTCAGTCGGCCACGTCCACCATTAAAGCCctgctggagctgcagcagaCCACAG CAAAGGAGAAGGGTGAAGCCAAGCCCAGACAGCACACCATTGATCTGAGTCAGATGGCAGTGCCCATCCAGATGGCCTCAGAGAGGAGGCAGTCACCCGAGCCCTCAGGCCAGGCTGCAGGTGAACCTGAAACTCCAGCAGAGTGCAGCACTATAG gTAAATCGGTGAAAACCGCAGGCGGAAGTGAAGTGTCTGCATCCAGCAGCCAGTCATCAGCTCTCTCCTCCACAGTGAAAAGCTCCAGCGCTGCTCCTtccaccagcaccaccacacacaGCGCTCAG GTGGTTGCATCTCCAATGCAGGCCAGGCCACTGGAGGAGCAGACTGTAGTGGAGGAGGGCGAGTTGGAGGGTGACACGCTGGACCCTCAGACCGGACTGTTCTACAGATCAGCCCAGCCCCCACCTCCCCCCTTGCAGCAGCACCGCACCCCACCTCATACCCTCAGCAAGCCTCCTGCCACCCCACCTCATGCCCTCAGCAAGCCTCCTGCCACCCCACCTCATGCCCTCAGCAAGCCTCCTGCCGCCCCACCTCATGCCCTCAGCAAGCCTCCTGCCGCCCCACCTCATGCCCTCAGCAAGCCTCCTGCCGCCCCACCTCATGCCCTCAGCAAGCCTCCTGCCGCCCCACCCACACCCAGCAAAGCTGGTCCAGGCCCAGCTGAAGCAACTCCGGCCTCCAAAAGACCGGAGCAGGCCAGCCCACGACCCCCTGCTCCAGCAGCAGCTGCGAAaccctccgtctctccctctccctcttcctctgtcACATCTGGAGCTGCAGCTCAGCCAACCCTGCCCGCCCTGCCTACCAAAACCCTCCACACTCCACAGCTGCCCAAACTGCAGCAGGCACCAAGCTCACACAACCggcccaacacacacacgcagctgTCCCAGCCACCGCCGTTGCAGGCCCACCACCCTGTAAGCTTGGACAAGACAGCCAGCAGTAGCAGCCAG gtGCAGCAGCCGATCATCACACAGGGCGCTGCGGTCACTAAGATCACATTCGGCAGTCACCAGTGTCCGCCTGTGTCCAGCAGCGGCGAGGCAGCGGCTAAGCTTCAAGCGGAGTCGAGCTCAGGCCTGGGTGCGACTGAGAAATCGTCCGTGTCGGACATCCTGAAGATTTCAATGATGGAGGCCGAGATTGACCCGAGTGCAGAGTCCATGGTGGTCGACTCATCCAGCGACTGCAGCCCCTTTACCAAAACTGCGGCAACCTCCCCCCTCATCAGcagctccaaacacacacactctcacacgcaCAGTGCCTTCGGTCGGCTTCAGAAGAGCAAAGACCTGGACGTGATACAG GTGATCCCCCAGTACTCCATCATGCCGGACTCAAGTCAGTCGAACGTGGTGGTGGAGCCCAGCGGCTTTCTGGAGATCACCGACTACACCAGTCAGCGCCTGGACGAGGAAGCCGCCATGGACCAGGAAGTGGACAGCAGCAACGACGAGGGGGCTGCAGCCAGCCCCATGGAGGCCTGCGCTGACCAGTCACAGTGA
- the emsy gene encoding BRCA2-interacting transcriptional repressor EMSY isoform X3, translating into MIQQEKPQLAGTMPVVWPTLLDLSRDQCKRILRKLELEAYAGVISALRAQGDLTKDKKDLLGELTKVLSISTERHRAEVRRAVNDERLTTIAYHMSGPNSSSEWSIEGRRLVPLMPRLVPQTAFTVTANAVANATAHQNASLLLPAETGNKEVVVCYSYTSTTATPPSASAPSGSTAAAVKSPRPASPASNVVVLPSGSTVYVKSVSCSDEDEKPRKRRRTNSSGSSPVLLKEVPKVAPPISKTITVPVSGSPKMSNLMQSIANSLPPHMSPVKITFTKPTTQTTNTTTQKVIIVTTSPSSNFVPNILSKSHNYAAMSKLVSSSMLSSTNQKQTMVISANTSNAPGPSSVAVTTVVSSTPAVVMSTMAQSVKIITQQMQPSKILPKPSSAAMPSSSSAPIMVVSSNGAIMTTKLVSTPTGTQATYTRPSVSPTIGARMATSPAGATYVKTTSGSIITVVPKSLATLGGKIISTNIVSGTTTKITTIPMTSKPNVIVVQKTTGKGTTIQGLPGKNVVTTLLNAGGEKALQAVPGAKPAIITASRPITKMIVTQPKSLGSAVQPSSTTKIIPTKIVYGQQGKTQVLIKPKPMAFQTAVVSEQTRQLVSETLQQVSRGAEAGAIPGSSQEGALKDDSPSYMESSPASSDSTHEAQPVVHVITSRGQEWAEQEVAVEASPTIIYQDVSGEAQSATSTIKALLELQQTTAKEKGEAKPRQHTIDLSQMAVPIQMASERRQSPEPSGQAAGEPETPAECSTIGKSVKTAGGSEVSASSSQSSALSSTVKSSSAAPSTSTTTHSAQVVASPMQARPLEEQTVVEEGELEGDTLDPQTGLFYRSAQPPPPPLQQHRTPPHTLSKPPATPPHALSKPPATPPHALSKPPAAPPHALSKPPAAPPHALSKPPAAPPHALSKPPAAPPTPSKAGPGPAEATPASKRPEQASPRPPAPAAAAKPSVSPSPSSSVTSGAAAQPTLPALPTKTLHTPQLPKLQQAPSSHNRPNTHTQLSQPPPLQAHHPVSLDKTASSSSQVQQPIITQGAAVTKITFGSHQCPPVSSSGEAAAKLQAESSSGLGATEKSSVSDILKISMMEAEIDPSAESMVVDSSSDCSPFTKTAATSPLISSSKHTHSHTHSAFGRLQKSKDLDVIQVIPQYSIMPDSSQSNVVVEPSGFLEITDYTSQRLDEEAAMDQEVDSSNDEGAAASPMEACADQSQ; encoded by the exons ATGATTCAGCAGGAGAAGCCACAGTTGGCTGGCACCATGCCGGTGGTGTGGCCTACACTCCTCGACCTCAGCAGGGACCAGTGTAAAAGAATCCTGCGCAAGCTCG agcTGGAGGCGTACGCGGGAGTGATCAGCGCCCTCCGCGCTCAGGGGGATCTGACCAAGGATAAGAAAGATCTGCTGGGGGAACTTACCAAAGTCCTAAG CATCTCGACCGAGCGACATCGGGCAGAGGTGCGCAGAGCAGTCAACGATGAGCGTCTCACTACCATCGCGTACCA taTGTCTGGGCCGAACAGCTCTTCGGAGTGGTCTATCGAGGGGCGCAGGCTGGTCCCTCTGATGCCCAGGCTGGTGCCTCAGACGGCTTTCACTGTAACGGCCAATGCAGTGGCCAATGCCACAGCACATCAGAATGCCTCACTGCTTCTCCCTGCAGAGACTGGCAACAAAGAAG TGGTGGTATGTTACTCGTACACCAGCACTACTGCCACGCCCCCCAGCGCCTCTGCCCCCAGCGGCAGCACAGCAGCTGCAGTCAAATCTCCCCGGCCTGCTAGCCCTGCCTCCAATGTGGTGGTCCTACCCAGTGGGAGCACTGTCTATGTAAAGA GTGTGAGTTGCTCTGACGAGGATGAAAAGCCTCGTAAACGTCGCCGCACTAACTCCTCTGGCTCCTCCCCTGTGCTGTTAAAGGAGGTGCCTAAAGTGGCCCCGCCCATTTCAAAGACTATCACCGTGCCGGTCAGCGGCAGCCCCAAAATGAGTAATCTGATGCAGAGCATCGCCAACTCTTTGCCCCCCCACATGTCCCCAGTGAAGATCACCTTCACCAAGCCCACCACGCAGAccacaaacaccaccacacaGAAG GTAATTATCGTGACTACGTCTCCGAGCTCCAATTTTGTGCCCAACATCCTCTCTAAGTCACATAACTACGCGGCCATGTCTAAGCTGGTCTCCAGCTCCATGTTGTcgtcaaccaatcagaagcagACCATGGTGATATCAGCAAACACCAGCAATGCCCCAGGACCCAGTTCTGTTGCCGTGACAACTGTGGTGTCCTCCACCCCGGCAGTGGTCATGTCCACCATGGCGCAAA gtgtgaagATCATCACACAGCAGATGCAGCCAAGTAAGATCTTGCCGAAGCCCTCCAGTGCTGCCATGCCCAGCAGCAGCTCTGCTCCAATCATGGTGGTCAGTAGTAATGGAGCCATCATGACTACAAAGCTGGTCTCTACTCCTACAG GGACACAGGCCACCTACACCCGACCCTCAGTCAGCCCCACTATCGGAGCCCGAATGGCCACATCACCAGCCGGGGCAACCTATGTCAAGACCACCAGTGGCAGCATCATTACAGTGGTTCCCAAATCTTTGGCCACACTGGGAGGAAAGATCATCAGCACCAACATAGTGTCTG GCACCACCACAAAGATCACCACCATTCCCATGACCTCCAAACCCAACGTCATTGTGGTGCAGAAAACCACAGGGAAAGGCACCACCATCCAGGGCTTGCCTGGGAAGAATGTGGTCACCACGCTGTTAAATGCTGGG GGGGAGAAAGCTCTGCAGGCAGTGCCAGGAGCAAAGCCTGCAATCATCACGGCATCGAGGCCAATCACAAAGATGATAGTAACGCAGCCGAAGAGTCTGGGCTCAGCAGTGCAACCGTCCAGCACTACCAAGATCATCCCCACCAAGATCGTCTACGGCCAGCAGGGAAAGACCCAG GTGCTGATAAAGCCGAAGCCCATGGCGTTCCAGACGGCCGTGGTGAGCGAGCAGACGAGGCAGCTGGTCAGCGAGACACTGCAGCAGGTGTCCCGTGGGGCCGAGGCAGGTGCAATACCGGGCTCCAGCCAGGAGGGGGCGCTGAAGGATGACTCTCCTTCTTACATGGAAAGCAGCCCCGCGTCCTCAGACAGTACACACG AAGCCCAGCCAGTGGTGCACGTCATCACCTCTAGAGGCCAGGAGTGGGCCGAGCAGGAGGTTGCCGTAGAAGCGAGTCCCACCATCATTTACCAGGATGTGAGCGGAGAGGCTCAGTCGGCCACGTCCACCATTAAAGCCctgctggagctgcagcagaCCACAG CAAAGGAGAAGGGTGAAGCCAAGCCCAGACAGCACACCATTGATCTGAGTCAGATGGCAGTGCCCATCCAGATGGCCTCAGAGAGGAGGCAGTCACCCGAGCCCTCAGGCCAGGCTGCAGGTGAACCTGAAACTCCAGCAGAGTGCAGCACTATAG gTAAATCGGTGAAAACCGCAGGCGGAAGTGAAGTGTCTGCATCCAGCAGCCAGTCATCAGCTCTCTCCTCCACAGTGAAAAGCTCCAGCGCTGCTCCTtccaccagcaccaccacacacaGCGCTCAG GTGGTTGCATCTCCAATGCAGGCCAGGCCACTGGAGGAGCAGACTGTAGTGGAGGAGGGCGAGTTGGAGGGTGACACGCTGGACCCTCAGACCGGACTGTTCTACAGATCAGCCCAGCCCCCACCTCCCCCCTTGCAGCAGCACCGCACCCCACCTCATACCCTCAGCAAGCCTCCTGCCACCCCACCTCATGCCCTCAGCAAGCCTCCTGCCACCCCACCTCATGCCCTCAGCAAGCCTCCTGCCGCCCCACCTCATGCCCTCAGCAAGCCTCCTGCCGCCCCACCTCATGCCCTCAGCAAGCCTCCTGCCGCCCCACCTCATGCCCTCAGCAAGCCTCCTGCCGCCCCACCCACACCCAGCAAAGCTGGTCCAGGCCCAGCTGAAGCAACTCCGGCCTCCAAAAGACCGGAGCAGGCCAGCCCACGACCCCCTGCTCCAGCAGCAGCTGCGAAaccctccgtctctccctctccctcttcctctgtcACATCTGGAGCTGCAGCTCAGCCAACCCTGCCCGCCCTGCCTACCAAAACCCTCCACACTCCACAGCTGCCCAAACTGCAGCAGGCACCAAGCTCACACAACCggcccaacacacacacgcagctgTCCCAGCCACCGCCGTTGCAGGCCCACCACCCTGTAAGCTTGGACAAGACAGCCAGCAGTAGCAGCCAG gtGCAGCAGCCGATCATCACACAGGGCGCTGCGGTCACTAAGATCACATTCGGCAGTCACCAGTGTCCGCCTGTGTCCAGCAGCGGCGAGGCAGCGGCTAAGCTTCAAGCGGAGTCGAGCTCAGGCCTGGGTGCGACTGAGAAATCGTCCGTGTCGGACATCCTGAAGATTTCAATGATGGAGGCCGAGATTGACCCGAGTGCAGAGTCCATGGTGGTCGACTCATCCAGCGACTGCAGCCCCTTTACCAAAACTGCGGCAACCTCCCCCCTCATCAGcagctccaaacacacacactctcacacgcaCAGTGCCTTCGGTCGGCTTCAGAAGAGCAAAGACCTGGACGTGATACAG GTGATCCCCCAGTACTCCATCATGCCGGACTCAAGTCAGTCGAACGTGGTGGTGGAGCCCAGCGGCTTTCTGGAGATCACCGACTACACCAGTCAGCGCCTGGACGAGGAAGCCGCCATGGACCAGGAAGTGGACAGCAGCAACGACGAGGGGGCTGCAGCCAGCCCCATGGAGGCCTGCGCTGACCAGTCACAGTGA